The genomic region GTGGTCCGTTTTCACCAAATGCCACCTTAATACACCTCGCTCAATTGATTTTATTACTATTATCTTAACATGATTAGGCTAAATAATCAAATAAGTACTGCAAGAAATTTACAATTCAATGTCAAATATTTCTAGTTTCGCTAGCTCTTCTGCTGTCAATCGACGCCACTCACCGAGTGATAAATTTTCATCCAACTGTAATGGCCCCATACTCAAACGTTCTAAATCTGTGACTTCCTTGCCACAAGCTAAAACCATGCGTTTGACTTGGTGGAATTTTCCTTCTTTGATTGTGATAGCAACTAAGCTTGTCTTTGTAACTTCATCAATTTCTAAAATCTCTAGTTGCGCTGGTTGACACGTGAAATCTTTCAACTCGATGCCTTTAGCAAAACGTTCGACATCTTCTGCTGTCATAATCCCAGCTACTTTAGCACGATACAACTTATCAACATGCTTTTTAGGCGAAAGCATAACATGAGCAAGTTTACCATTATTTGTTAAAAGCAAAAGCCCATGAGTATCAATATCTAATCGCCCAACGGGAAAGGCTTCTTTATCCCAAGCTGTCTTATCCAGCAAATCTAGGACCGTTTTATGATGATTGTCCTCGGTTGCAGAAATGACCCCTTTTGGTTTATTAAGCATGTAATAAACGTATTTTTCATAAGACAGATTTTGTCCCCGACAAATGACTTGATCTACTTTTTCATCGATTTGTGTCTTAGGAGAGGTTTCGATTTTTCCATTGACAGAGACTTGCTTTTTCTTAAGAAGCTGTTTGACTTCTGTGCGTGAGCCCTGACCTACTTCAACTAAAAATTTATCTAAACGCATATATTTCCTTTTACTAATATGATACTTTCATTGTACCATTTTTTAAGTCATAAAAAAACAAGACTCGATAGGCTCGAACCTTGTCTCATTATTACTAGAATGATTTATTTTTTGTATGCGTAAGTGAAGTCAACTTGCAATCCTGTTGAGTTACGAACAAGACCTTTAAGGTCAGGATTTTGAAGTGACTTAGTGCTACGGAAGTAGATTGGGTTGTAAAGTGCGTTATCGTAAAGTGCTTTTTCAGCAGCTTTATAATCATCAGCAGCAGCTTGTGCATCTAATGCATCAGTAGTGATTGCTTTTTTGTATGCAGCATCGTAATCAGCATTTGAGAATTTACCGTAGTTGTATGATGAATCAGTTGTGAAGAGTCCATAGAATGTTGAACCTTCTGGATAGTCACCACCCCAAAGAACAAGAGCAACATCAAAGTTTTGGTTCTTAGTATCTTCTAGACGTTGTTTGAAAGTAACAAATTTTTCTTCAACTTTCAATCCTGGAAGAGCTTCTTCCCAAGTTTGTTTGATGTAGTCAACTGAAGCTTTTGCAACCGGTGCATCTGAGTCAGCTGTGATAGTCAATTTAACTGAGTCTGTACCAAGTTCTGAAAGACCTTCTTTGAAGAGTTTTGCAGCTTCTTTCTTATCATAGCTGTAACCAGGTGATACGTATTTAGTCAAGTCTGTTCCATCAGGAAGTTTTTCAAGACCTGTTGGAACAAGCGCTGTTGCAGCTTTTGAACCAGTATCGATAGCAGCTTTAACGATACCTTCACGGTCAGTTGCTAAGTTAAGGGCTTGACGGATTTTAGTATTGTTCAAAGCAGTAACTGTACCAGTTTGGTTGTAAACCATGTAAGCTGTTGTTGCTTCTGGAACTGTAACTACATCGTCACGATTTTTATTTGCTTTGAATGTAGCTTCTGTATTTGAAATGTTTGCTGTATCAACGTCACCATCTTTGTACATTTGAACAGCTGTATCAGGTTTCTTGATTGTTTGGACGTTTACTTTCTTAGTTTTAACGTCTTTTGCATCCCAGTAATATTTGTTTTTCACAAGTGTGAAGTTACCGCTTGTACCGTTCCATTTTTTAACAGTGTATGGACCTGAGTACAAAGCTTTTTCTGATGTTGTACCATAGTCATCACCTGCTTTTTCAACAAATGCTTTACTTTGTGGCATGAAGTTAGCAAATGATAGAAGGCTCATAAATTGTGGAGATGGGTTAGACAAAGTAAAGATAACTTTGTTTCCGTCGGCTTTAACTCCAAGTTCATCAAGACCTTTTGTACCAGAAATAACTTCATCAGCGTTCAATACATGAGCATCTGATACTAGGTAAGAATATTCTGAAGCAGTTTTTGGATCTGCAATACGTTGCCATGTGTAAACAAAATCTTCTGCAGTCAAATCACTACCGTCTGACCATTTAAGACCATCACGCAATGTCGCAGTGTATGTCAAACCATCTTCTGAAACATCAACACTTTTAGCCAAATCTGGTTGCAATTTTCCATCTTTATCAACACGGAGAAGGTTACTTCCTGAGTTACCAATAGCAATTGATGAGTAAGTATCAGTTACTTTAGAAATATCAAGAGTACTGATTTCAGTTGGCACGAACCAATTGATATCTTTGCTAGCAGATTTTGATGATGCGTTATTTCCACCACATGCTGCTAGTGTAGCAACAGACAACAATGTGACAGCCCCAAGACCGACACGTTTTAAAGATTTAATATCCATAATGGATCCTCCTACCATATAACTTTCTTTCGGTATACAAGGTATTATAACACAATATTTTCTAAAAATACAGAAAATTTGTAAATTAATTAAAATTTCAAAAAGATTGCTTACACTTATTTTTCACTCATTTTGCAGACATTTAGACTAATAGTGCTGAAAATTGTTCATTATTTTATAAAAATTCACTTTTTTGGTGATTTACAATCAGTTTTCTTTTGTCATTTTTAGCGATTATTAGAGTTTTAATCACTCAAATAATCATACTTCTCAAAGCATTTTTCACTGTATAAAAGCTAACATCATTTTACATGTTTTTACATAAAAAGTATAAATATCACGCACAAAAAATAAGCCAAAATATCTGTTGGGCTTATTTGGTTAAACTAAATTCTAATGCTTATTTTTTATAAGCATGGCTAAAGTCCACTGTTAGACCTGTTGAGTTACGAACAAGTCCTTTAAGAGATGGATTTTGAAGCCATTTTGTACTACGGAAGAAGATTGGGTTGTAGTGTGCACCTTCGTAAAGAACTTTTTCTGCAGTCTTATAATCTTCTGCAGCAGCATCTGTATTCAAAGCATCTTCTGTGAGTGCTTTATTATAAGCAGCATCAAATTCATCACTAGATACTTTACCATAGTTGTATGCCGAAGTTGATGAGAACAAGCCATAGAATGTTGACCCTTCTGGATAATCTCCGCCCCAAGAAACTAGTGCAGCTTCAAAGTTTTGGTTTTTAGTATCTTCAAGACGTTGTTTGAAAGTTACAAATTTTTCTTCAATCTTCAATCCTGGAAGAGCTTCTTCCCAGCTTTGTTTGATGTAGTCAACAGCTGCTTTTGTCACAGCATCATCTGAATCAGCAGTCACTGTCAATTTAACTGAGTCTGTTCCAAGTTCTGCTAAACCTTCTTTAAATAATTTAGCGGCAGCTTTTTCATCATATTTATAACCTGGTTCAACATATTTAGAAAGGTCAGTACCATCAGTTAATTTAGCAAGACCTGGTGTTGCAAGAGCTGTGGCAGGTTTTGAACCTGTATCAATAGCTGCTTCGACAACTCCTTTACGGTCAGTCGCTAGGTTAAGCGCTTGACGGATTTTTTCATTAGCGAGAGGAGCTACTGAACCAGTTTCATTATAAACGATGTAAGTCATACGAGCTTCTGGAACTGGAACGGCATTTTTGTTACCTTTATTAGCTTTGTAGATAGATGATGTTGCTGAGATATTTGCTGTGTCTAGCTCACCATTTTTATACATTTGGACAGCGGTATCTGCTTTTTTGATTGCTTGAAGGTTAACTTTAGCAGTCTTGACGTTTTTAGCATCCCAGTAGTATTTATTTTTAACGAGTTTGAAAGTACCATCACTACCATTCCAATCTTTTACAGTGTATGGGCCTGAGTAGATTTGGTCTTTAGAAGTTGTAGCGTATTTGTCATCTTCTTTTTCAACAAATGCTTTTTTCTGTGGCATGAAGTTAGAAAAGGCAAGGTAATACTTGAACTGTGGACATGGACTTGTAAGGGTAAAGATAACTTTGTTGCCATCAGCTTTAACACCAAGCTGGTTAAGGTCAGAAAGTTCACCTGAGTTAATCTTGTCAGCATTCTCCAGATGAGATTCAACAGCTAGATAAGAATATTCAGAAGCTGTTTTCGGATCAACCATGCGTTGCCATGTGTAAACAAAGTCTTCTGCTGTCAAAGCACTGCCATCTGACCATTTAAGACCATCACGCAGTGTTGCTGTGTATGTCAAACCATCTTCTGACACTTCAACACTTTTTGCCAAATCTGGTTTTGGTTCACCTTTTTTGTCAACACGAAGAAGGTTACTTGATGAATTCCCAATTGCCAAAGCTGAATATTGGTCAGTGTGTTTTGAAATATCAAGTGACAAGATTTCAGTTGGTGTGTACCAATTGATTTCGTCTTTGTTAGCAGCTGATTTATTATCGCCACCACATGCAGCCAATAGAGCGACAGAAGCCAAACTTACCGCTCCCAAACCAACACGTTTCCAAGTTGATTTTCTTTCCATGAACTTTTTCCTCCTACCATAAACTTTCTTTCGGTATGTCTGGTATTATAACACACTATTTTCTAAAAATACAGAAAATTTTTAAAATTAATAAAAATTTCAAAAACTTACTTTATGATAGTAAGAAGCCATTTATGACTGAAAAATGGTGAAATTGCTTGAAAATACAAGCTTTTTTGGCAAAAATCACTACTTCTGGTATTCTTGTTTTTTCACTTTTAGCAAAAATTAAAAAACAAAAGCATGAAATTTTACGTTTCTTTCCTGCAAAATAGGTGAGAAAAACTAACACTATAATAAAAAAGAATGCCCCAAGGACATCCTTTCATCTATATTATTTTTCTAAAGTTGCTGCGCGTTTTAGTGAAGCATCGATATTTTCACAAAGGTTTTCTTGACCAACTTTTTCAACAAAACCAGCTTTTTCCATTACGTGATAAGGTTGTTTATTCACGTGAGAAAGAATCAATGTCATGCCACGTTTTTGACAGATTTCAAGTGTTTCTTCAAGAGCTTCAAGTCCTGAAATATCCATAGCAGGGACGTTACGCATACGAAGAATCAAAACATTTTTATTTTTCCCTTCTTCATGAGTGAAGTTAAGGAAGTCATTGGCTGCACCGAAGAACAATGAACCGAAGATTTCATAAACAACTGTATTACTTGGAACATATTTCAAATCAGTGTTTTCTGGAAGTTCAGCATCATCAAGGCTATCTTTATCAATCCATTGACGAACTGCGGCAACGTCTGACATACGTTTAAGGAATAAGAAGGCAGCCAAAACCATACCAAATTCGATGGCTACAACAAGGTCAAAGAAGACTGTCAACACAAGTGTAATCACCAAGACAGCAATATCACTTTTAGGTGCTTTTTTGAGCATGTGAGCAAATGTACGCCAACCACTCATGTTATAAGCAACCATAATCAAGATTGAAGCAAGACAGCTCATTGGGATAAGTGATGCATAAGGCATCAAGAACAAGAGGATCAAGAGCAATGTCACAGCGTGAGCCATACCAGCGATTGGTGTACGACCACCATTTTTAACGTTGGCTGCTGTACGAGCGATAGCCCCTGTAGCAGGGATACCACCAAAGAGAGCAGACATCATGTTACCAACACCTTGTCCGACCAATTCAGCATTAGAACGGTGGTGACTACCAATCATACCATCTGAAACCACACATGAAAGAAGTGATTCGATAGAAGCTAAGATTGCAATAGTGAAGGCTGGTGAAATCATTTGACGGATAAGGCCAAATGACAATTCAGGCATTGTAAATGACGGTAAACCAGCTTTGATAGTGTACAAGTCCCCGATTGTCTTAACTGACATGTGACCAAATCCAACAAGAGCTGTTGTTACGATAATAGCAACAAGAGAACCTGGGATTTTTTGAGAAACTCGTGGCCAAAAGATTTGGATAAGCAAAGCAATCATACCAATCAAAAGCGTAGGCCAGTTAATGGTATTGATATGTTGAGCGTAAGCTACCATTTTCTCAACGAATTCAGCTGGAACAGCACCCATACTTAGTCCGAAGAAATCTTTTAATTGACCAACAAAGATTCCGATAGCGATACCTAATGTGAACCCTACTGTGATTGTTTTAGGGATGAATTTAATCAAATCTCCAAAACGAAGAAGCCCCATGATAATCATCATGATACCAGCTAAGAATGTTGCAATAGTAAGACCTGCCATACCATATTGAGCAATAATACCGTAGATGATAACAACAAATGCTGCAGTTGATCCACCGATTTGGACACGACTGCCACCTAAAAATGAAATAAAAAAACCTGCGACAACGGCAGTATAAAGACCTTGTTCTGGATTAACACCTGATGCAATCGCTAAGGCAATTGACAATGGTAAGGCAATGATTGCCACAATAATCCCCGCAACAAGGTCTTTTGCAAACTGCGCACCCGAATAATTT from Streptococcus lutetiensis harbors:
- a CDS encoding pseudouridine synthase is translated as MRLDKFLVEVGQGSRTEVKQLLKKKQVSVNGKIETSPKTQIDEKVDQVICRGQNLSYEKYVYYMLNKPKGVISATEDNHHKTVLDLLDKTAWDKEAFPVGRLDIDTHGLLLLTNNGKLAHVMLSPKKHVDKLYRAKVAGIMTAEDVERFAKGIELKDFTCQPAQLEILEIDEVTKTSLVAITIKEGKFHQVKRMVLACGKEVTDLERLSMGPLQLDENLSLGEWRRLTAEELAKLEIFDIEL
- a CDS encoding peptide ABC transporter substrate-binding protein, giving the protein MDIKSLKRVGLGAVTLLSVATLAACGGNNASSKSASKDINWFVPTEISTLDISKVTDTYSSIAIGNSGSNLLRVDKDGKLQPDLAKSVDVSEDGLTYTATLRDGLKWSDGSDLTAEDFVYTWQRIADPKTASEYSYLVSDAHVLNADEVISGTKGLDELGVKADGNKVIFTLSNPSPQFMSLLSFANFMPQSKAFVEKAGDDYGTTSEKALYSGPYTVKKWNGTSGNFTLVKNKYYWDAKDVKTKKVNVQTIKKPDTAVQMYKDGDVDTANISNTEATFKANKNRDDVVTVPEATTAYMVYNQTGTVTALNNTKIRQALNLATDREGIVKAAIDTGSKAATALVPTGLEKLPDGTDLTKYVSPGYSYDKKEAAKLFKEGLSELGTDSVKLTITADSDAPVAKASVDYIKQTWEEALPGLKVEEKFVTFKQRLEDTKNQNFDVALVLWGGDYPEGSTFYGLFTTDSSYNYGKFSNADYDAAYKKAITTDALDAQAAADDYKAAEKALYDNALYNPIYFRSTKSLQNPDLKGLVRNSTGLQVDFTYAYKK
- a CDS encoding peptide ABC transporter substrate-binding protein — its product is MERKSTWKRVGLGAVSLASVALLAACGGDNKSAANKDEINWYTPTEILSLDISKHTDQYSALAIGNSSSNLLRVDKKGEPKPDLAKSVEVSEDGLTYTATLRDGLKWSDGSALTAEDFVYTWQRMVDPKTASEYSYLAVESHLENADKINSGELSDLNQLGVKADGNKVIFTLTSPCPQFKYYLAFSNFMPQKKAFVEKEDDKYATTSKDQIYSGPYTVKDWNGSDGTFKLVKNKYYWDAKNVKTAKVNLQAIKKADTAVQMYKNGELDTANISATSSIYKANKGNKNAVPVPEARMTYIVYNETGSVAPLANEKIRQALNLATDRKGVVEAAIDTGSKPATALATPGLAKLTDGTDLSKYVEPGYKYDEKAAAKLFKEGLAELGTDSVKLTVTADSDDAVTKAAVDYIKQSWEEALPGLKIEEKFVTFKQRLEDTKNQNFEAALVSWGGDYPEGSTFYGLFSSTSAYNYGKVSSDEFDAAYNKALTEDALNTDAAAEDYKTAEKVLYEGAHYNPIFFRSTKWLQNPSLKGLVRNSTGLTVDFSHAYKK
- a CDS encoding SulP family inorganic anion transporter; this encodes MDAFNYIKPKLFSTLKNYSGAQFAKDLVAGIIVAIIALPLSIALAIASGVNPEQGLYTAVVAGFFISFLGGSRVQIGGSTAAFVVIIYGIIAQYGMAGLTIATFLAGIMMIIMGLLRFGDLIKFIPKTITVGFTLGIAIGIFVGQLKDFFGLSMGAVPAEFVEKMVAYAQHINTINWPTLLIGMIALLIQIFWPRVSQKIPGSLVAIIVTTALVGFGHMSVKTIGDLYTIKAGLPSFTMPELSFGLIRQMISPAFTIAILASIESLLSCVVSDGMIGSHHRSNAELVGQGVGNMMSALFGGIPATGAIARTAANVKNGGRTPIAGMAHAVTLLLILLFLMPYASLIPMSCLASILIMVAYNMSGWRTFAHMLKKAPKSDIAVLVITLVLTVFFDLVVAIEFGMVLAAFLFLKRMSDVAAVRQWIDKDSLDDAELPENTDLKYVPSNTVVYEIFGSLFFGAANDFLNFTHEEGKNKNVLILRMRNVPAMDISGLEALEETLEICQKRGMTLILSHVNKQPYHVMEKAGFVEKVGQENLCENIDASLKRAATLEK